The sequence below is a genomic window from Harmonia axyridis chromosome 1, icHarAxyr1.1, whole genome shotgun sequence.
CATGATGAATATATGACGTATTGCCGAAAttgtaatcctttttttttaacaattaaTGATTTTCAATCTGATATTATTGAAAGCaacatgttttgaaatcttcatAGTTTGAACTTTAGAATATGTCCAATTTGAACAAAAACTCATCCATACGACATTCAATTCTTTTCTCTGCCACTGTGGTAGTTATTTGCTTATAATCGGATAGTCCGGTCTGTAGGTACTCCTTAGGAAAAGGCTGGAAGTTCGAGCTCCGAGCCGGGAAAGAAATGTTTTGGTTACAGGGGCCGTCCAATCACAGCCACACACAGAACACAACCTGCATTCCTTATTCGTACAATCTCTGAGACGTTAGAGCCTCTGAAGCTAGAAAACATTGATTTGTGAACAATGAGGTGGAAAAAGTTTGTTGAATATCGTTCTTGAGAATATGATTCAACAATTCCAAAAACTAGAAATCAATCGAAGAAATATTTCTCAAAGACTATCATAAAACTGAAATATAAATTGTAGAATTGTCAGTGTTTTTCATCTCAATTCACGTTGagattatttttctcttatattttgcatcaaCATCACATGTAAATTTAAATCAAGATACAATTACGATAATATTAGTTTTATCTGGTTCAATATGTGTGTGCATCTCTATCTTTATGTGGTAACATTTAATGACCTATTGATCGAATAATCTTCAACAATCAATAAGATATTTGGTGGTAGAACCAGTTATTGTATCATAGGCTCTTAACGCAATGGTGCAGGGGGCAAATACGTATGTATAAGTGAAAGTACATTGCTATTATTGAATGCAGAGACGTATTTAAGATGTTTGTGAACCATCTACTTTTTAAATCAtataaatgaagaaacgaaGCTTTTTCTTTCATTGCTGTTAATAATTATGGAACCCCTTGCCTAAATACGGCTTGTTTTTTAAGGCTTCTTATAGAAACTATAACATCTTAGAATAATATCTTGCCTTGAATCTTTCTAGTCTTTCAAGGCCTTCGATAACAACTCTCCCAACTCAAATTGAGGCTCAGTTCTACTTTTTCACGTGATCATATTAGAATAGAAACCTGATGTTGGGAAGcccctgattttttttttattgaaaaaaaaacaatttcctgAAGATCATTTGATGAAGAGATATGCATTATTTCATCATGAATATGTatgataataagaattcaatAACCAGTTTATCtttgattttttgaatgattctTATCTGCTTGAATTTCTCATCATTAGATCACTCGAGCTTCAAATCATTTCTAGTTTATATGGATAATGAGACTTTGATCTGTGAGGTACATTTTTTGTTGGTCTTCTCGTCTCGTCTGAGCTTATATAATATTCATACctcacaattttttatttatgaatcaCTTAATGAACTGATGGATATAGAATTGATCTCAACAGGTAACAAAGGTTTCCAAGTATCAGTCAAAGGACTAAAGATTATATGAAAAATCATCTCATCAACATCAAATATAAAACCATTTGGAAAAAGCGTTACGAATTGAACGTTTTTGCTTGCCTAAGTTATGATGTTGTTTTCGCAACAGCTGGTTAAATAACCTGAATTTTATTTGCAATATACTAAGGTTCGTCCAAATGACACCTGCAAAATTATAAAGTGTTATGATTCCTTATATCTCGACTGATGGGAAACATTTGAGAATGGAAATTTTCGTGAAGGATTTGAATGTATAGGTATTCCCTGTTTTAATGAAGACATtcgattcaaatatttgaaattttgggaGTATTGTAAATGTTGCTTGTATATGAATATTAATCCAAGAATGAAATTGTATATTTGCAGATGTACAGATGATTTTGAGTAGGTAATTATATTAAATATTGAAGTGAggaatagaaataaaatttcatgggTTTGATGACATAACAGCTTTGAAAGAGTATTTATTTTGTTAACAAAGTAATTTCAACATGGACAAATCTGTTTTAACGGAAATATTTAGTTTGTTTTTATTACTCTTGAATTTCAATGGTTCTGGTGACtacatcaacatgaaattttgaatgtagcttgaaatgaatatttcctaTCTGAAAACAAATCTATTGCAACTTTAGTATTGAAAGAATCAGGATGtgaaattctttattttgaGAATACTTTGGCCATATAATGCGAAGAAAAGACGACTGCCTAAGAACTAAGATTGTACAAAAAACTTttagaaccatttgcataaggatggtctcaagaagaaactTGATGTATAGGTACCACACGACTTTACACAAAAAAAACcttatggaccgaatttccatccacttacgacaacgtcaagtaaAAACGGTAGGAATCGAAAtgcggtgagccggcggaaacggttGTCAAGCTAAGATTGAcagccaggaaggttttgctgtgtgtttggtgatATTGGAAGGGAATGATCTACTATAAACTTTTAATTCGGAACAGCAAGGTCCACAAccatctgaaggaagcaatcgcccagaagcgattagctttggccaatagagGACAACACCACCAGAAgttccgggagcttggttgggaggttcttatggtaattaaagccttatttttcattcaaaaataagggtattttttttaatatacctTATTCAACCCCGGTACCATACCATTGGAACTATTGTATGGAGTTCGctcattaattttaaaaatttcgaatagtCCTGAAGATATGAAGtttgaacaatttttcttttggaaaCTATAGTGTTCAAAGTCAACCAGGTATACAAAATTGAACTCGATAACGGATTTCATTAGTAAGTCGAACTTTATCGTTTCAGACTATTATCggctaaaaattcgaaatttacaGAGATCGAGACGAAATGATGTAGCTAACTAAAACAAATGCATTCCTTGATAgctctcaataataataactcttGAAGTTTGCAATGTGCAATTGTAGAACTTCGAACTTTTTACAGAACAACTAAGCAGATTCCTATTAGGAAGGGAATTTTCCAGGTAGATTCTTTGAGTTCTTTATGGTTCTACTTGATAATGAACCCCTtctctaaacaactgaatgctactaaaaaaaagtttcaacatCAGAGCTAATAGCAGTTCTCACCTTCCATTATCAGCCAAAAATAATCACCTGCAGATTATGGTCAAACTTGTGGCTTTTCTCGAAGGAAGTAGAGGTGGTATTTGAACTGGATGAGTCCAATAAGTACAACGATAGCCATCAATATAAATGCATGTGCAATCCTAACATTCCTTCTCGGTTTAATTCCATGGGATACAACAGATATCGAAAACATGCAACTTTGATGATAAAAGCAAACACGCACCAATTAAGAAGCAGCGTGGAGAGGACAACACCGCCAAGGAATGAAGGGTTTGCTGGACGTCAAGGAATGGGCGAATAGAAAGCCTTCGAAGATATTTCAGGGACCAAGCATGTACCCCAGAAATAAAACGTTGTGTGAAACAGACGAATCAACacttttacaacttcacaaCGAACATTTTTCATATCACCACCAAATAATCCATGAAAAACTTAGATATGGAAGAGAAGCCGATACATGGAAGACATTTCTGTTGGATGTAAATCAATTTTGTATACCGTGTACCACAAACCCCACCCTTGTAAATATTGTTATTCCTAGAAAGTTTATAGTTTACACGATACTTCCAcattaattttatcaatttcaatgcTGCTTCACAGCATTATATCGAAATTTCAGAGTAAACTATTGGGTGGAATGTATAcagtaacaaaatattttcttctagCCATCCAAGATGAAGTAAGGTTTTCTCTTCTACACTGATAAGCTGAAATCGGGGGACTCTTGAACAAAACAACGTAGAAATTAGAACTCCAAGAGAGTTTTGGATTTCAAATGAAGCAGTGAACTTTTTTAGGAGGTTGAATCTGACTATAGGGAATCTGAATACTAACCGTTCAGACTTTGAGAAACTAGAGATTCGCTCGAGATTTTGAATTTAGATGTGAATTGAAAACTCACAATTTCAAGCCTCATCCAAAACCTGAGAAAGCAAGCAGAATAtaagaaaaactcaatatttcatatccgaccatgttgaaatttttactatagatataaaataacaatctcGGGCCTGGTGCAAAATTTTTTGAGAAGGAGAAAACTCGAACATAATACATCTGCTGCTGAATCAGTGCTATTCTCTAACTTTTGGGTgatcgttccccgaacagatcgCTGACTAGGTTGCAATTTAGTATGTACAAGTATTTGTCGAATGTTCATTCCGAATTTCAGGAAGATCgcctccaagggtgcaatagGTACATGATTAAACGAGAGTTTAAAAGCTCCCGACAACAAGACATTGCTTTTAACAATTTTTAATACAGTAACATTTTtgtattcatttcaaattgtgaactattgaaattttggttAGAGTTTTTTCTATTCATAGGAGTTTCATGCAATTTttactgaaatatttctgaaatccaGTAATGACGATTTCGATATTTTCACTATTCTCAAAGTTTTCGATGTATTATATTACACTTCGTCAAGGTTGTTCGAGGTTGTGGAATAGATTAAAAAGTGGAGGCAGCGgttgtccaaaaaaaccatacaGAACTTCACCAACCattttccaaatgttgtccTATCTCAATTGCCACTAGCATTTGTCACAACATCTTTATTGATTACTCGAAGTTCgaaagatctttttttttccttcttagAAATCTTTCTTACCGTTTTTCATACCCAATTAAGTGTAAACCCTTTCAACGATATCTTTCAATAGATACCATACCTCAACTTCGAGAATCTGGATTCACAAAGACcaatcatgggcgcccgcagggggagGCCAAGGGGGGTCCATGGCCCCCCCCTGAGATTCTGATTGTCTCAtgtttcagcacaacaccctaaatataactttctcaatccaaagggcaaggtaaaaaggaaagtaatggattcacaacaatattccggttttcaatgacaatcatggacgccttatcgtttttcaataattttcattctgccccccctgagaaaaatttctgcgggcgcccatgagaCCAATTAACTTTTGGAACAACCTCATTTCAGTCAAATGGTAAGTTTTGAGCCCGAAGtttattgttgaaattattCTCATTCATGGAAAAAGCATTAGATAGCTGAATCCACTAATATgtgcaaaaacaaaaatatttcgaaagctTCAGCTACTTTGATGGAAATAACTTGTTTCAGACCAACTTAGaatagaaattgaaatatgagaatataatataatatagaatataatattcatatGACGACACTTTCGAAaggttcagaaatttttttctgtagataaattaaattttataattggataaaagtataaaaaatacaaatcaCATTCTGCTATAATATAGATTCAAAAGTCTCTCACTGAAACCAAAGTAGTACTAAGTACGTACCTGAGTTTAACCTACATTATTTCTTCATTCTAAAACATATCTTAACTCTTTTTAGCGGAAACCAATCATTCAGCAAATCGCCAATCTAAAGAAGAGACCGCGAAAGAAAGACATCGAAAATGTCTAAGCTAGTTTTTATAAcggttctcaatttttttcttgtagtgGTGAGTGCTTTCCCTGATGGTGCTCCTGTTGATGCTTGTGTAAAACCACGAGCAAACCAGCCTTACCATGGACAAGCTCGATCCCAACCACCTCATACAAGTCCTTACCAAATTATCCAGTCTAGTTCTAATTATGGTCCTGGATCACAAATAACAGGTTAGTTTGTATaaagtttcaatatttcatcatcatttgttttcgaaatgaaaCGCCATTTTATTGTTTCTGGAAAGTCCCTCGTAGTCGTAGGTACTTTAAGTTTTTCAAGGTGTTGAGGAAGGAACGatttatctgattttttttaCGGTTTGAAAGTTCAAGAACTGAAATGTTGATTTAAGGTTATCATAATGTTTGCAATTTTTATGAGAATTGTATCAGTCGTAATATTATTAATGACCAACACGGAGATTTGCAATAAGTATAATTGGAATTTAATATATCCTGTTAGTACGTTCAGAAtgcacttttgaaaaaaaaagtaattggCGAATGTTGATTATTTGTTTATTATGATATATCGTACCATAGGTAACCGATACCATACAATTCATCTCTGATGAATCTAATATTACAAATTTTAAAGATTGCCTgattatattcatttcaaaggatatcaatattttattggcAATAGTATTTGCGTCCTTTTTTCATGGAAACAGAGGACTATAATCTTGTCGGAGTGCCTGTTATTTCAGTGTTTCGAGTTGAAAGTGAACCCCAATGACTGgtttcgactcactgatgaagaattcaaggCCAAATTCAATGATGTCTGTAAGGCTGTAATGTTTGCCAAGTTGAactcatatgaaattttgttattttcgcGATAATTGAACAAATATGCATTCGATCGAATTCAAAAATAAGTTGCGAAATAGAACAATTAATGTTTACGCCAATATTCGTTTCATTGGactgaatcaaaaaaaaaattatatcgatATTTCAGGATTTTTCCATCaggtttcattgaaattttgtgtgataGGAATGAGAAGTTCAGCGAAATGGATTATCATCCTAAAGTTTCACTCTGCAGCTTTTTTCACGGGAAaatattttaacatttttaacatTTTAAGGAGAACGGACTGTTTTTTGTTCCCAAACTTTTCGGCGATCTGCAGGGGGttcaaaaaatgtcaatttatagtatatatccaaagtcacttgaactagcccataaaaacgcttggctaGATGTCTCTTTGATGTAGATACTATGACCCgctaccggagtttatttgaaagtattgttaggcaataaattcacttgccccaaaagaatttctggaaacttggacaacccttgcataattgaaatattctggcttcctccaagtgactttggatatactatacagggACATTATCATCGGGAAGTGATGAATTCTTGAGAAGAGAAGAGTATTCACTATTCGAACATTTGttaatttcaatagaaaattcTATTTCATCCGAAAAAGAGAAATTGGCACACAAAGAGGAAAATTTGTTGATTTCACGTCCTTGAGCAAATATGTTCATGTTAGACTTCAACGCTTGTAGTTCTTTCTTAGATTAcattcattattcaatatagttttactgttaattttcgataatatctgTGCTCCAACAAATCATCTTCATTGgactaaattaatttttttgtctaaACATATAAACAAAATGTTTGCTCTGTTCAAATTGGTCGCCTGATTTCAATGATCCTAACCATATAATTTTAactataataattattcaaaaaaagataattatattgtattgaaaCTATCAGGTAATTCTATTTTTTCATAGCATGTCACATTACAGTTAATTAAGTATCTAATGATTACTCATTTCATTCGGTTTATTTTTGCGAAATCTCTTGAAAAGATTTACATGAATATGAATCAGTAAAATCGGGCAAAATCTTCTTACTTCATGCCACagctttcatcatttttcaatggTTCTGAATGGTGAATTCTGAAATTCGAATACTCtgaattctgaaatattttagaTTCAATAGCCTGTATGTATGTTGGTCGTAATAAATGTTCtcaatttcataataattttctctGACCTAAAGTTATGTAAGTTTTTTTTCCTGATTCGAACATTTGAAACATTTGGATCTGTTTTGATGGAGATAATGAGGCAccaaattattttggaaatttttatgCAAATGGCTCTGGTAATTTCTAAGAAAAAATATTCCAATATAAAATGATCATACGAGATGGAATATTCGGAATGTGTGAAATCCCAATAAGGAATAAAATATACGTCAAAAAATCGTATGCTAAGCCGAGATCGTCATGGAAACTATAAAAGTTATTTCTGAGAAATTCGGTGAACTATTTGCATAAAATTTACCAAGAATTTCATATCTCATCGATcttttaaaatttaatatatgATATGGTTATGAAGGAATAGgatgaaatgataaaattttgaaggaaTTCATATAGGTATTGGAAACAGTAGGTGTATtacatccaaagtcacttgaactagtccataaaaacgcttggccagatgtccctttgataCGGATatcgcgatccgctaaataccggagtttttTTAAAGTATTgtaaggcaataaattcactggccccaagggaatttctggaaacttggaaaaCCCTCGAATAATCGACATATTCTTGCTTGATTTTGGATATATTATACCATACTTCTATAGTAGAGTATCTACTATCAACTATCAAGCATTCCAGATGTGAATATAGTATTTTTGCACCTTGTAGTAAGCAAGGATTTcagttgaaagaaataaatcaatagtcaatatgacatttcaaatttgCAAATATAAAAATTCTAGATAGATCTGTTCGGAGAACGAGCACACAAAAAAAAGGTGTTGACATTTATAAACCGTTTGTTGCAAacatttttaattcattttttttatcagtTACTATTCAGGGGAGAGATACATTCAAAGGGTTCCTGATACAAGCGAGAGATGCCGCCACCAATAACTGGTTGGGTGGCTGGATACAGAGTCCTAATACCAAGGTTCATCCAGAATGCAGCGCTATCACGCATGCTGATCCAAAACCTAAAGCTCAGGCCACTTTGTTGTGGCAGGCTCCTTCCGATTCTAGAGGTGGACAGGTCTATTTCACGTAAGTTTGTCAATGTAATGagatcaggaatgaaaaagaaaaCTGTGGTTAATAGTATGGAATAGTAGAATTGTTATTTGTAGTTTCGTGAATCTctatgctcaaaaatagttacAAATTTGATTTTCATAAACAAAAGCTCCCATCAGTATAACTGCAAGGAGTCTTAGGCGAAAGCTTATACCTATTCAGTTGATGAAAAGGAAAAGAATCGGGAAAAGGCGTCAGTTTTTCTGCACGTTTTTCGCGCcgttggagaccacagaactgaatGAAGGAATATATGAGATATATTCATCCATTTTTGACAATTTGTCCATCTAGACGAAAGGTTCTGATGATATGATtctttagaaatttttttttagttgttattttacatgtaaagagttttccaatgagaggtatCATACTGAAAAGCCCGCTATCTAGACAGctgccacttttgaagctgccATGTTCTGATGTTTGACACTCAAAAACTACGCaatcactaaaaatggaacaattGACATTGTTTAAAATCTCTACGACAATCGTAAtcattttgcagtcacagttagCATagtaaagcacttttgggtcatcgtgaagcaccttctcgaccggcaatactgaaactggtggaaaaatttgggcTGTTTGGTTAGTTAGGGATGTGAAAAAtcaaaaccgtgtgcgtcgcttaaaaacaactgagaatattgctgctgtagtccGTAGTTTTGACGAAATCCCTGGTTTGTCGATTtcttgtcgatcttgggaattaggcattccacaaacaacAATTGGCATAAAGACTTAAGGCACTTAAAATTAATCAATACAAGAACCCAAAATGATCGATATTCGCTGATTGCGTTcttgaaattcatcaaaatgatccaGATTTTCATCGCAAATACATCTCTAGTGATGAGGCACATTTTCACATACATAGAAGGCTACggtactaagcactaagcataATTGCCGCCTTTAGGActtggaaaatccaagaatgattgttgaaaaggcTCTCCATCGTCAACGTGTTTTTGCAGTTATTGGGCTGATGCTGGGATTGGATTttacttattgaaaaatgaggATGGAACAACTTCAAAacaaacaatttcaattttgcaagaaaagttttctgcCGTGTTATTCTCAAAGAGATGATCACAATTTATCACCGATATCctgtgattcaacacctttagacttttttctctgtggccacgtgaaagataaggtctatgctaaTGCTCTACGatagattcaagaccttaagAGGGAACTCCACCAcgtggttgctcagttcaagacgaaattagagatatttcttcttacaaatcacccatttttatggaattttcacataattttctcaaataaaaatctacatggaagaaagtaaatatttcaaattttcaaatgaaaatatattttttggtaacttttcgtatTTTGCAAAAAACTTGATGctagaaaaatttttaaaaattgtggGCATAATATTTGAGCAATTCTCGATTTTTCTTATGTTGATATGaacgatttttcattttgttattcgTGATATtcctttttttgagaaaaaaattatattttgttaaTTCTAAAATGCGTTTTCTGTTAGTTGGATAAAAATTGGAGGTCCTGAGAATATAGACTGAAATAACATtcaacatatttctttcttattgtgcaattttgaaatcaaataaagaCAAACAACATAGTTTATTCTTTTAATGGAAAGCAAACCATGAATGAATACagttatttccataaaaatatcaactttaactatttttatatttgcATTTGTAGGTATTTGCGATTTTGCAGACCACACAACTGTGAAAGTGTTACTGTTTTTGGACTACGGTGGATAAGGGTTAAAACATCCTCGttcttcattatttcagaaTGAACCCtgtcattggaaaacccttcagaataaataaatttcccTGAATTCAATAGCCGAAACTTTCTGGTCAATCGAATGAAAAAGAATGAAAGTAAGTCACAAAGACTACAATAACCCGACAGTCACTTAATTTCCTTTTTCTATTAAGAAATTAATACATGTCTTCTCTACTGAATCATCAGAGAAGAACGTTTGATTACCCATCTGCTGATGTGTATTGATCTAACGTTTTCCGTCACTCGGTTTCTTGTTGATCAATTATGCAGAATCAATCATTTCAGCTACGTTAATATGTATAACGTTGGCTGTATTGGGAGTAGGGATAACCAAATTAGATTCCTCTAGGTAGTCCGGATGTCCTTTCATTATCTCGCCGAATAATGACCCTCAGGAATTATAAATGAAAAGTGGTCCCTTCTGATTTAGCCTACAAAGGGAATATCGCAAGTGAGGGAAAATCCTAAGGGATGCGCATAATTTGGATTCGTGTCGACATGAAACTCTTTTTCAAACCGTATTTCCTGTAAGGCGCGAAGcttttgtatttttattcattgatattacataggcgtataaCTCTGCTTCCGCCGGTTTTTCCGAAATTGGAGTTTTTACTATAAAAAATGGTTATCCATTCATGATTGAAAGTATTAtatatcgctggccactactttctctcatctttcgggcagcggacgaatcccgtgttgaaaaaacaggtcatcttttgaagcgatccacgaatcgatttaattttccacttcttcataagaccggaagtgctggtcagccaggccatgtgccattgatcgaaactagtgatagtccgagggagcaacgtctggagattaTGGCAGATGcggtaggacttctcatttcaacgtttccaaatatgtcttgaccattttcgcaacatggggtcgagaattgtcatgctgtaaaatcacttcatcatgtctgtcgttgtattgcggccgtttgtctttcaatgctcggctcaaacccattaattgcgttcgataacgatcgcctgtcaTTGTTTCGTTTCAGTTGtttttaataactcataatacactacaccgagctggtcccaccaaatactgagcatgaccttggaaccgttaatattcggtttgaccgtcgacgtggaagcatgatcgggatatccccatgattttctgcgcttgggattatcaaaATGAACCCATTGTTCGTCTCTAGTCACAATGAGATGttgaaatcccttccgtctttgctttgcaagcatccgttcacaagcaaacaaacgccgttcaacttcTATCGGCTTcatatttccttgtttctgaataattcccatgactttcaggcgttttgaaatggcttgttgcgtcacttgcAATGATTCTGCctattcttgttgcatttgacatgaatcaagtaatgcctccaattctgcatcttcgaaaacctctatcttccaccgccatgctggtctttgacgtcaaaaatCACCATtgttgaagcgttgaaaccactctcggcacgttctctcactaatagcggcctcaccatagttatttaaaagcattcgatgaacctcagcccaagatatcttcatattaaagcagaaaattgaaacctcttgcAAATGACTtgaatttggcttgtaagctgacatgtttaatcgagaataacgttatgatgcagacataaatcgacgaatatttcgatggcgttatgtttacaaatacctaagcttattgtaagacacttacgatctatttatttcgactaccacttaccgctacagccatctatttcaaaatgttggaaacaaagttgtacaccaccAAATTGGATACTTTTGGATGAGAAGTACTATTTCTGAACTAGATGGACAAAAACTGATGTCGGTGTCTGAGGGCCAATTTTTATAAGAAACTCACTGGCCAAAAACGCTACTCCATAGCTATCATCGTTACATAGTTATATTTGGGCAATACACGGCAAATCCTTctggaatattcatttttaaaacTCAAGTTGGAGGCAGTGTTGAACTCAACCTAATTTCGAGTGGAGCAGAGAAAGAAAGAGCAATTCGTGAATAACTTGTACTTGTACGAGAATATAGTACATACGGAATAATTCAgtatgaaaaatattcgatttgaTATCTTtcatatcattttatgaaagttAGTTGATATATTCCTACCAATCTATAATTCAGGTTGAAATAGACACCTAACATTCTCGAAATTTTGGCAATTAATAAGTCTATCACACTAATTATTAATCAATTATAGAGTATAATTTTCTGACATGAATCGATACTCTCGAATAATATCGCATGGAATTTTAGAAGGGTAAGATTAACTAATTGGTCGTTATATATCATTTAAACAACAGTAATTCATCAAATTTGTAATTGATGTATGTAACGAATTA
It includes:
- the LOC123679627 gene encoding putative defense protein 1 is translated as MSKLVFITVLNFFLVVVSAFPDGAPVDACVKPRANQPYHGQARSQPPHTSPYQIIQSSSNYGPGSQITVTIQGRDTFKGFLIQARDAATNNWLGGWIQSPNTKVHPECSAITHADPKPKAQATLLWQAPSDSRGGQVYFTGTVLKEYSTFWSELQSQVHQ